A portion of the Diprion similis isolate iyDipSimi1 chromosome 4, iyDipSimi1.1, whole genome shotgun sequence genome contains these proteins:
- the LOC124405164 gene encoding cuticle protein 16.5-like, which yields MFKLVLLVATLACASAGIIPSYAGYGYGSLGHGVAVAAPAVSYAAPAVSYAAHAAPVVSYAAHSVPVAVAAHAPVATSYANTYKVSYGAAPLAKVVAAPALAYGHGLGYGYSAGYGHGLGYGYGGYGYGHGGYVH from the exons GTACTCCTCGTCGCCACTCTGGCCTGCGCTTCCGCCGGAATCATCCCCTCCTACGCAGGCTATGGATACGGCTCTCTCGGTCACGGCGTCGCCGTCGCAGCCCCAGCCGTGAGCTACGCCGCTCCAGCAGTGAGCTACGCTGCTCATGCCGCCCCCGTCGTAAGCTACGCCGCTCACTCCGTCCCGGTTGCCGTAGCTGCTCACGCCCCAGTGGCCACCAGCTACGCGAATACCTACAAG GTCTCTTACGGCGCAGCCCCCTTAGCTAAGGTCGTCGCCGCCCCCGCCCTCGCCTATGGACACGGACTGGGATACGGATATTCCGCAGGGTACGGACACGGTCTTGGTTACGGATACGGTGGATACGGATACGGCCACGGCGGATACGTCCACTAA